From bacterium, one genomic window encodes:
- a CDS encoding ImmA/IrrE family metallo-endopeptidase — MITVDVDRLSRPERLLWGHGVRRPEHIDLEAIASARGAHVVYRKLDGCAARLVAAGDRAVISVAMDDNLGRRRFSLGHELAHWMQDAQRTSFKCSSADIGPQHAEAKSIEADANSFASQLILPDYLVWPWMADRKPSLDLANAMGGNFQASLTASALKLLQRAKVPTAITCHDQRRLKWSRRSRDFSTDFYILNELHQDTIAFEMVFGATKGLSRPKRESASRWISGPGTYRMEVWSQSIKLPEGSVLSMLSVV; from the coding sequence ATGATTACCGTTGACGTCGACAGACTCAGCCGCCCGGAGCGCTTGCTCTGGGGGCATGGCGTCAGAAGGCCCGAGCATATTGATTTGGAGGCCATCGCCAGCGCCAGGGGCGCTCACGTCGTCTACAGAAAACTCGACGGTTGCGCGGCACGCCTGGTTGCCGCCGGTGATCGTGCCGTCATCAGTGTCGCCATGGACGACAACCTCGGACGAAGGCGATTCTCGTTGGGGCATGAATTGGCCCACTGGATGCAGGACGCTCAGCGGACATCATTCAAGTGCTCCAGCGCCGACATCGGGCCGCAGCATGCTGAAGCCAAGTCCATTGAGGCCGACGCCAACAGCTTCGCCAGTCAACTGATCCTTCCCGACTATCTGGTCTGGCCATGGATGGCGGACCGCAAACCCAGTCTTGATCTTGCGAATGCAATGGGTGGCAATTTTCAAGCCAGTCTCACTGCTTCCGCCCTGAAGTTGCTCCAACGTGCTAAGGTACCGACCGCAATCACCTGCCACGATCAGCGAAGGCTGAAGTGGTCCAGGCGCAGCCGGGATTTTTCAACCGACTTCTACATCTTGAACGAGTTGCACCAAGACACAATTGCGTTCGAAATGGTCTTTGGGGCCACCAAAGGGCTAAGCCGTCCGAAGCGAGAAAGTGCCTCGCGGTGGATCAGTGGCCCAGGCACCTATCGAATGGAAGTCTGGTCGCAGTCGATCAAACTTCCTGAAGGTTCCGTGCTATCCATGCTCTCGGTTGTATAG